A window of the Synergistales bacterium genome harbors these coding sequences:
- a CDS encoding FMN-binding glutamate synthase family protein, giving the protein MTYSCPIATSTNNTRLRTPEDISPFSGMCAVCTNQCPGFCEIGKSVTEGPEALYPTAKATSQAASEKDYPVDFSQFNINGRCFGDFGTEPGGLAYSHVDLSCELKAGEGTIKLKAPYVFPAIAKLNWKDYYAGAALAGVIAVIGEDLPTSDPDAVVEKGRLVDAPRLRRMHEAFSRYDRGYGTLVLQANPDDDKLGLLEYALETVGFESVELKVGQAAKGIQGMKLLSGLEQALAFREMGYEVYPDPRDPAVQEAHRSGKGEAFYKIGRLPDWDEQWLTERVASLRRKGARFVSVKTGPYRPADMARLMVMASRAGVDLVTVDAAGGGTGNSPIRMMNEWGYPPVYTARVLRDICEKMERRGMPIPSIALAGGIVLEDQVFKGLALGSPHINLVGMGRAPMAAAMVGHKIGRMLEEGTLPVDLREKGTSVEELFSGVPALRGLYGDRAEGISCGALGLSNYIQRVNTGLRQLMALCRKYSLRHLERTDLIPLTREAADVSGLPSAVEQDRADIDQIIG; this is encoded by the coding sequence ATGACCTACAGCTGTCCCATCGCCACCAGCACCAACAACACGAGACTGCGGACACCCGAGGATATCTCGCCCTTTTCCGGCATGTGCGCCGTCTGCACCAACCAGTGCCCGGGATTCTGCGAGATCGGCAAGTCCGTGACGGAAGGCCCCGAGGCGCTCTACCCCACGGCGAAGGCGACCTCCCAGGCCGCCTCGGAGAAGGACTACCCCGTGGACTTCTCGCAGTTCAACATCAACGGCCGCTGTTTCGGCGACTTCGGGACCGAACCGGGAGGACTCGCCTACAGCCACGTGGACCTCTCCTGCGAGCTCAAAGCGGGCGAGGGCACCATCAAGCTGAAGGCCCCCTATGTCTTCCCGGCCATCGCCAAGCTGAACTGGAAGGACTACTACGCCGGGGCCGCGCTGGCCGGCGTCATCGCCGTGATCGGCGAGGACCTGCCCACCAGCGACCCCGACGCCGTGGTCGAGAAGGGACGCCTGGTGGACGCCCCCCGGCTGCGGCGGATGCACGAGGCCTTCTCCCGCTACGACCGGGGCTACGGCACCCTGGTGCTGCAGGCCAATCCCGACGACGACAAGCTGGGTCTGCTGGAGTACGCCCTGGAAACCGTGGGATTCGAGTCGGTGGAGCTCAAGGTGGGGCAGGCCGCCAAGGGCATCCAGGGCATGAAGCTGCTCTCCGGGCTGGAGCAGGCCCTGGCGTTCCGGGAGATGGGCTACGAGGTCTACCCTGACCCCCGGGACCCCGCCGTGCAGGAGGCCCACCGCAGCGGCAAGGGCGAAGCCTTCTACAAGATCGGGCGGCTCCCCGACTGGGACGAACAGTGGCTGACGGAGCGGGTGGCCTCGCTCCGGCGGAAGGGCGCCCGGTTCGTCTCCGTCAAGACAGGGCCCTACCGGCCGGCGGACATGGCCAGGCTGATGGTCATGGCCTCCAGAGCGGGGGTGGACCTCGTCACGGTGGACGCCGCCGGCGGCGGAACCGGCAACAGCCCCATCAGGATGATGAACGAGTGGGGCTATCCCCCGGTCTACACGGCGCGTGTCCTCCGCGATATCTGCGAAAAGATGGAGCGCAGGGGGATGCCCATCCCCTCCATCGCCCTCGCCGGGGGGATCGTCCTGGAGGACCAGGTCTTCAAGGGACTGGCGCTGGGAAGCCCCCACATCAATCTGGTGGGCATGGGGCGGGCGCCCATGGCGGCGGCCATGGTGGGCCACAAGATCGGCCGGATGCTGGAAGAGGGCACCCTGCCCGTGGACCTGCGGGAGAAGGGGACCTCCGTGGAGGAGCTCTTCAGCGGCGTGCCCGCCCTGCGCGGCCTCTACGGCGACAGAGCGGAGGGGATCTCCTGCGGTGCCCTGGGGCTCTCCAACTACATCCAGCGGGTCAACACGGGGCTGCGCCAGCTGATGGCGCTCTGCCGGAAGTACAGCCTCCGCCATCTGGAACGGACCGACCTGATCCCGCTCACCCGGGAGGCGGCCGACGTCTCGGGCCTTCCCTCCGCCGTGGAGCAGGACAGAGCGGACATCGACCAGATCATCGGATAG
- a CDS encoding TIGR00282 family metallophosphoesterase: MRVLFIGDIIGRPGRKLLSRVLPELKHHYGPFDFCIANGENSAGGFGITKKIADELFGLGIDCLTSGNHIWDKRESYGVLQEESRLLRPANYPPGCPGGGWTTLERFGKRLAVCNLQGRVFMPATDCPFREADRLLERTEERCILVDFHAEATSEKIAMARYLDGRASAVVGTHTHVRTDDAEVLPGGTAMITDVGMTGGHGGVIGMEPEGPLSRFLSGMPAKFEVERHDLRLQGVVVDIDDETGRAMEITGITRRGEDGG; this comes from the coding sequence ATGCGGGTCCTCTTTATCGGTGACATCATCGGGCGCCCCGGGCGGAAGCTGCTGTCCCGGGTGCTGCCGGAACTGAAGCACCACTATGGTCCTTTCGATTTCTGCATTGCCAACGGTGAAAATTCGGCTGGAGGGTTCGGCATCACCAAAAAGATAGCCGACGAGCTCTTCGGCCTGGGAATAGACTGCCTGACAAGCGGGAATCACATATGGGACAAGCGCGAGAGCTACGGCGTCCTGCAGGAGGAATCGCGACTCCTGCGCCCCGCCAACTACCCGCCGGGATGTCCCGGCGGCGGGTGGACCACGCTGGAGCGCTTTGGAAAGCGTCTCGCCGTCTGCAACCTGCAGGGGCGGGTCTTCATGCCCGCTACGGACTGTCCCTTCCGGGAGGCCGACAGGCTGCTGGAGCGAACGGAGGAACGCTGTATCCTGGTTGATTTCCATGCGGAGGCCACCTCGGAGAAGATCGCCATGGCGCGCTATCTCGACGGCCGCGCCTCGGCGGTGGTGGGCACCCATACCCATGTCCGGACAGACGATGCGGAGGTGCTCCCCGGGGGAACGGCCATGATCACCGATGTCGGCATGACCGGCGGACACGGCGGTGTCATCGGCATGGAGCCCGAGGGCCCCCTCTCCCGATTCCTGAGCGGCATGCCCGCCAAGTTCGAGGTGGAGCGGCACGACCTCCGTCTGCAGGGCGTGGTCGTGGACATCGACGACGAGACGGGCAGAGCCATGGAAATCACGGGTATCACCCGGCGCGGGGAGGACGGCGGCTGA